The Bubalus bubalis isolate 160015118507 breed Murrah chromosome 16, NDDB_SH_1, whole genome shotgun sequence genome window below encodes:
- the QSER1 gene encoding glutamine and serine-rich protein 1 isoform X2, whose protein sequence is MDRNYATSGFADPPPPPPPAPPAAPSSAAAAPPPAPAWAYEPRAAAAASSSSGSGGSSPSLKASLSYEEGHPSNSETDLLQRQTFAASHQLPGYAATPQPTGLSGIFDTSVNNASTNTKESSVMNFLSAVESRTAQAASSGTTLLPQFRAPSWQTGMHSSAPTELFVTGPLPTTGTLPSPAVPAYQHPTTFSNRNFATTSPLVLQDSTFNTTSNGILSSHDPLLQIKTSQGTVPTALTFERLGSSAISNSIPPQSSTYRSAQESAPHLLQPQFSLLPSALGGAQQTPQAYGSTLFTSPTASIERALLRECSVIKHHQRPSGTQSIQTQLTGSQHSLHSYLSNASGVNFQETSRQSSLSCSPIGESTQVSSGGLQQKPSQVSVELAQSYSSAIPSSGYPPTAKVKSCSTKQPLASTKSPKPPSIIPPVQTLSYSKPLHNQSSVISGQAQIYSTAQLPSLLSVSQSQNYGLVQPHNVPSIVHSQVYRSSKVEKLPSLYKTLTFSGSSQTITSENSTLNYSSNQQEVLSSVTNENYPAPTRDPSSDSQSQSYSSGHSQGLSPVSQTQVSFSSQSQVLSVVSPSESYASGQSLTLTAPSLSYSSASRAQNVPDASPTQNFISMHSSQNAQTQGSSSPQSQKFLPAVQSSSFATSTHCQTLQNNLPSPDPKSYAERKLDSNVYTPSKQEDDFPMQDLQVLQPQVSLESSTSRISDGEMNVPESAYKVSKADDRYSQSIIRSNSCLEDQVVGIALQGSKKEENIVGSMSQLNQQIGQVNSSATLDIKKTTNLMQTPQIRLNTKDLNQQHSLIQKVHEAKVQEQHDQIINASSQIQIPNNALGHGHQASLPNTHVLLDSACDLQILQQSILQASLGQIKTSLQVQRVQSPQQLVHPFLQMDGHIIRSNGEHSQQQLHPQNSEIMKMDLSDSSKPLQQHLTTKGHFSETTQHDSKNHFVSLGSVCFPEAMLLSDERNILSNVDDILAATAAACGVTPSDFSKSTSNETIPAVDDGDSKSHFQQSLDVGHVTSDFNSIAATVGKPPNINDISLNGNQVTVNLSPVPTLQSKMTLDQQHVEVPGQNKASKVTSPVVGPGHEVQEQSSGPFKKQSATSHEPEEDSEVAVDSTLNNNRNQEFVSSSRSISGESATSESEFALGGDDSAVSASSSRNTLAVLAMAPPGETVSVKIEEENQDLMHFNLQKKKTKGKGHPKEEDNSHQKQLKRPAQGKRQNPRGTDIYLPYTPPSSESCHDGYQHQEKMRQKIKEVEEKQPEVKTGFIASFLDFLKSGPKQQFSTLAVRMPNRTRRPGTQTVRAFCPPPLPKTAAATPAPLVSEAAAHSPSEKLDNELKNLEHLSSLSSDEDEPGVCSHDLYKSSSTTLNTSDATSDKKKKTEATQVATASTTAIAPGTAAPSSTAVGAVKQETLYSTPSAVKTPENINSSEPPKSIELDGLPSDQFAKGQDTVAIEGFTDEEDPESGGEGQYRERDEFVVKIEDIETFKEALKAGKEPPAIWKVQKALLQKFVPEIRDGQREFAATNSYLGYFGDAKSKYKRIYVKFIENTNKKEYVRVCSKKPRNKPSQTIRTVQAKPSNSSKTSDPPTPKTATTKAPSMKPKVKQLKVKAEPPPKKRKKWKEEFSSSQSDSSPEIHSSSSDDEEFNPPAPFVTRFLNTRAMKETFKSYMELLVSIALDPDTMQALEKSNDELLLPHMKKIDSMLNDNRKRLLLNLHLDQSFKNALESFPELTIITRDSKAKSGGSAMSKIKMNGKAYNKKTLRTSKTTTKSAQEFAVDPEKIQLYSLYHSLHHYKYHVYLICKDEISSVQKKNEDLGQEEIVQLCMKNVKWVEDLFEKFGELLNHVQQKCS, encoded by the exons TTTAAGCTATGAAGAAGGACATCCCTCAAACTCTGAAACAGACCTCCTTCAGAGACAGACTTTTGCAGCCTCTCATCAGCTTCCTGGATATGCTGCCACACCTCAGCCAACTG GTCTTTCTGGAATATTTGATACTAGTGTGAACAATGCCAGCACTAACACAAAAGAATCTTCAGTGATGAATTTTCTCTCTGCTGTTGAATCCCGAACTGCTCAGGCTGCTTCTTCAGGAACTACTCTTTTACCACAATTCAGGGCCCCATCCTGGCAGACAG gtatgCATTCCTCAGCACCAACTGAGCTGTTTGTTACTGGACCTTTGCCAACCACTGGAACACTTCCATCCCCTGCCGTCCCTGCTTATCAGCATCCTACCACCTTCAGCAATAGAAACTTTGCTACCACCTCACCTTTGGTGCTTCAGGATTCAACTTTTAACACTACATCAAATGGAATTTTAAGTTCTCATGATCCTTTGCTTCAAATCAAGACTTCCCAGGGAACTGTTCCAACTGCTTTGACATTTGAGCGCCTGGGCAGTTCTGCGATAAGTAACAGCATACCACCTCAGTCTTCAACGTACCGCTCAGCTCAAGAGTCTGCACCCCATCTTTTACAACCTCAGTTTAGTTTGTTGCCTTCAGCACTTGGTGGAGCCCAGCAAACTCCTCAAGCCTACGGTTCAACTCTCTTTACTAGTCCTACTGCTTCCATTGAAAGAGCTCTTCTCCGAGAATGTAGTGTTATTAAACACCATCAGCGGCCTTCAGGTACCCAGTctattcagacacaactgactggtTCACAGCATTCCTTACACAGTTATCTATCAAATGCAAGTGGGGTTAATTTTCAGGAAACAAGCAGGCAGTCATCTTTATCCTGTAGCCCAATTGGAGAGTCTACTCAGGTGAGCAGTGGAGGATTGCAACAGAAGCCCTCCCAGGTCTCAGTGGAACTTGCTCAGTCCTATTCATCTGCAATTCCATCGTCAGGGTATCCTCCTACTGCAAAAGTAAAAAGCTGTTCTACAAAACAACCACTAGCATCAACCAAGTCCCCCAAACCTCCAAGTATAATTCCTCCTGTGCAAACACTAAGCTATTCCAAACCTTTACATAACCAGAGTTCTGTAATATCAGGCCAAGCACAAATTTATTCTACAGCGCAGCTACCAAGCCTTTTATCAGTTAGTCAGTCTCAAAATTATGGTTTAGTACAGCCACATAATGTGCCATCTATTGTTCATTCACAGGTTTATAGGTCCAGCAAAGTTGAGAAGTTGCCATCCTTGTATAAAACATTGACTTTCTCTGGCTCGTCTCAGACTATAACCTCTGAAAATTCAACACTTAATTATTCTTCTAATCAGCAAGAGGTGTTATCTTCGGTTACAAATGAGAATTACCCTGCTCCAACAAGAGATCCATCTTCAGATAGCCAGTCTCAGAGTTACTCATCTGGTCATTCTCAGGGTTTATCACCAGTTAGCCAGACACAGGTTAGTTTTTCATCTCAGTCACAAGTTTTGTCAGTTGTTAGTCCTTCAGAAAGCTATGCTTCAGGTCAGTCCCTCACATTAACAGCCCCTTCTCTTTCTTATTCTTCTGCCTCTCGGGCTCAGAATGTGCCAGATGCTAGTCCAActcagaattttatttctatgCATTCTTCCCAAAATGCTCAGACCCAAGGGTCATCATCTCCCCAGTCCCAAAAGTTTTTGCCTGCTGTCCAGTCATCATCTTTTGCGACCTCAACTCACTGTCAGACCTTACAGAATAACCTACCTTCCCCTGATCCAAAGTCTTACGCTGAAAGAAAACTTGACTCAAATGTTTATACACCTTCAAAACAAGAGGATGATTTTCCAATGCAAGACTTACAGGTATTACAGCCACAAGTATCTCTTGAGTCATCAACCTCAAGGATCTCTGATGGGGAAATGAACGTTCCAGAGTCAGCTTATAAGGTATCAAAGGCAGATGACCGATATTCTCAGAGCATAATCAGAAGTAATTCCTGTCTTGAAGATCAGGTGGTTGGTATTGCTCTACAAGGgtctaaaaaagaagaaaacatagttgGTTCAATGTCACAACTTAACCAACAAATTGGCCAAGTCAATAGTTCTGCAACCCTTGATATTAAGAAGACAACTAATTTAATGCAAACTCCCCAAATACGGTTGAATACTAAAGACCTAAACCAGCAGCATTCTCTTATACAGAAGGTACATGAAGCCAAGGTCCAGGAGCAGCATGATCAAATAATTAATGCCTCATCTCAGATTCAAATTCCAAACAATGCTTTAGGGCACGGCCATCAGGCATCTCTTCCTAATACACATGTCCTTTTAGATTCTGCCTGTGATCTACAAATTCTTCAGCAGTCAATACTGCAGGCAAGTTTAGGACAAATAAAGACATCTTTACAAGTACAGCGTGTTCAAAGTCCTCAACAATTAGTGCATCCTTTCCTTCAAATGGATGGTCATATTATTCGGAGCAATGGCGAACATTCTCAGCAGCAACTCCATCCTCAAAATTCTGAAATTATGAAAATGGACCTTTCTGACTCTTCAAAACCATTACAGCAACATCTGACAACAAAGGGCCATTTTAGTGAAACAACTCAACATGATTCAAAGAatcattttgtttctcttggaTCAGTATGTTTCCCAGAGGCAATGCTCCTCAGTGATGagagaaatattttatcaaaCGTAGATGATATCTTAGCAGCTACAGCAGCAGCTTGTGGGGTCACACCTTCTGATTTCTCCAAGTCAACTTCAAATGAAACCATTCCTGCTGTTGACGATGGTGATTCTAAATCTCATTTTCAGCAGTCATTGGATGTTGGGCATGTGACATCAGATTTTAACTCCATAGCAGCTACAGTAGGAAAGCCaccaaatataaatgatatttccTTAAATGGAAATCAAGTTACTGTAAACCTTTCACCAGTACCTACTCTTCAGTCAAAGATGACTCTTGATCAACAACATGTTGAAGTACCTGGTCAAAATAAAGCTTCTAAAGTAACTTCACCAGTGGTCGGACCAGGTCATGAAGTGCAGGAGCAAAGTTCTGGTCCATTCAAGAAACAGTCTGCAACCAGTCATGAACCTGAAGAAGACAGTGAAGTTGCTGTTGATAGTACattaaataataacagaaatcaaGAATTCGTTTCCAGTAGTAGGAGCATAAGTGGAGAGAGTGCTACATCGGAGAGCGAGTTCGCCTTAGGCGGCGATGACAGTGCTGTGTCGGCGAGCTCCTCTAGGAATACGCTTGCGGTGTTGGCCATGGCCCCGCCTGGGGAGACAGTCAGTGTCAAGATTGAAGAGGAAAACCAAGATTTAATGCATTTTAACCTccagaagaagaaaactaaaggaaaagGGCACCCTAAAGAGGAAGACAACAGTCATCAGAAACAGCTGAAAAGACCTGCCCAAGGCAAACGCCAGAATCCAAGGGGAACAGATATATATTTGCCGTATACTCCCCCTTCCTCGGAAAGCTGCCATGATGGTTATCAGCATCAAGAAAAAATGAGACAGAAgatcaaagaagtagaggaaaaacaACCAGAAGTCAAAACTGGATTTATTGCCTCTTTCTTAGATTTTCTGAAATCTGGGCCCAAACAGCAGTTTTCCACTCTTGCTGTGAGAATGCCTAACAGGACTAGGCGACCAGGAACACAGACCGTTCGTGCATTTTGTCCCCCACCACTTCCAAAGACTGCAGCTGCGACCCCCGCACCTTTAGTGTCTGAGGCTGCGGCTCACAGTCCATCAGAAAAACTGGACAACGAGCTTAAAAACTTGGAACATTTATCTTCGCTTTCTTCTGATGAAGATGAGCCTGGAGTATGCAGTCATGATCTTTACAAAAGCAGCTCTACCACCTTAAATACTTCAGACGCTACTTctgataaaaagaagaaaacag AAGCCACGCAGGTGGCGACTGCTAGCACGACTGCCATTGCTCCTGGCACTGCCGCTCCTTCCTCCACCGCTGTGGGTGCAGTTAAGCAAGAAACTCTGTACTCCACTCCATCTGCAGTAAAGACCCCAGAAAATATAAACTCTTCAGAGCCCCCAAAGTCCATCGAACTTGACGGTCTTCCTTCAGACCAGTTTGCCAAAGGACAGGACACTGTTGCCATAGaaggttttacagatgaggaggacCCAGAAAGTGGAGGAGAAGGCCAGTACAGAGAGCGTGATGAGTTTGTGGTAAAGATAGAAGACATAGAGACTTTTAAG GAGGCtttaaaagcaggaaaagaacCCCCAGCTATTTGGAAAGTACAAAAAGCTTTATTACAGAAGTTTGTTCCTGAAATTCGAGATGGGCAAAGAGAATTTGCGGCTACAAATAGT TACCTTGGATATTTTGGAGATGCAAAGAGTAAATACAAAAGGATATATGTGAAGTTCATTGAAAACACTAacaaaaaggagtatgtcagagTGTGTTCCAAAAAGCCAAGAAATAAGCCTTCACAAACTATcag AACTGTTCAGGCTAAGCCAAGTAACAGCAGTAAAACTTCTGATCCTCCAACACCAAAAACTGCAACAACAAAAGCCCCTTCCATGAAACCCAAAGTTAAACAGCTAAAAGTAAAGGCTGAGCCACcaccaaagaaaaggaagaaatggaaagaagaattTTCATCATCCCAATCCGACTCATCTCCTGAGATCCACTCTAGTAGTAGTGATGATGAGG AGTTTAATCCTCCAGCTCCTTTTGTCACTCGTTTTTTGAACACAAGAGCAATGAAGGAAACCTTTAAGAGTTACATGGAATTGCTTGTCAGCATTGCTTTGGATCCTGACACAATGCAAGCCTTAGAGAAGAGCAATG ATGAGCTACTTTTGCCTcatatgaaaaaaatagataGCATGCTGAATGATAACCGAAAGAGACTTCTTTTGAATCTTCATTTGGATCAGTCATTCAAG AATGCCTTGGAAAGTTTTCCTGAACTAACAATAATTACTCGAGACTCTAAAGCAAAAAGTGGGGGATCTGCTATGtctaaaatcaaaatgaatggcAAAGCTTATAATAAAAAAACTCTAAGAACTTCTAAAACAACTACTAAATCTGCACAA
- the QSER1 gene encoding glutamine and serine-rich protein 1 isoform X3, whose protein sequence is MDRNYATSGFADPPPPPPPAPPAAPSSAAAAPPPAPAWAYEPRAAAAASSSSGSGGSSPSLKASLSYEEGHPSNSETDLLQRQTFAASHQLPGYAATPQPTGMHSSAPTELFVTGPLPTTGTLPSPAVPAYQHPTTFSNRNFATTSPLVLQDSTFNTTSNGILSSHDPLLQIKTSQGTVPTALTFERLGSSAISNSIPPQSSTYRSAQESAPHLLQPQFSLLPSALGGAQQTPQAYGSTLFTSPTASIERALLRECSVIKHHQRPSGTQSIQTQLTGSQHSLHSYLSNASGVNFQETSRQSSLSCSPIGESTQVSSGGLQQKPSQVSVELAQSYSSAIPSSGYPPTAKVKSCSTKQPLASTKSPKPPSIIPPVQTLSYSKPLHNQSSVISGQAQIYSTAQLPSLLSVSQSQNYGLVQPHNVPSIVHSQVYRSSKVEKLPSLYKTLTFSGSSQTITSENSTLNYSSNQQEVLSSVTNENYPAPTRDPSSDSQSQSYSSGHSQGLSPVSQTQVSFSSQSQVLSVVSPSESYASGQSLTLTAPSLSYSSASRAQNVPDASPTQNFISMHSSQNAQTQGSSSPQSQKFLPAVQSSSFATSTHCQTLQNNLPSPDPKSYAERKLDSNVYTPSKQEDDFPMQDLQVLQPQVSLESSTSRISDGEMNVPESAYKVSKADDRYSQSIIRSNSCLEDQVVGIALQGSKKEENIVGSMSQLNQQIGQVNSSATLDIKKTTNLMQTPQIRLNTKDLNQQHSLIQKVHEAKVQEQHDQIINASSQIQIPNNALGHGHQASLPNTHVLLDSACDLQILQQSILQASLGQIKTSLQVQRVQSPQQLVHPFLQMDGHIIRSNGEHSQQQLHPQNSEIMKMDLSDSSKPLQQHLTTKGHFSETTQHDSKNHFVSLGSVCFPEAMLLSDERNILSNVDDILAATAAACGVTPSDFSKSTSNETIPAVDDGDSKSHFQQSLDVGHVTSDFNSIAATVGKPPNINDISLNGNQVTVNLSPVPTLQSKMTLDQQHVEVPGQNKASKVTSPVVGPGHEVQEQSSGPFKKQSATSHEPEEDSEVAVDSTLNNNRNQEFVSSSRSISGESATSESEFALGGDDSAVSASSSRNTLAVLAMAPPGETVSVKIEEENQDLMHFNLQKKKTKGKGHPKEEDNSHQKQLKRPAQGKRQNPRGTDIYLPYTPPSSESCHDGYQHQEKMRQKIKEVEEKQPEVKTGFIASFLDFLKSGPKQQFSTLAVRMPNRTRRPGTQTVRAFCPPPLPKTAAATPAPLVSEAAAHSPSEKLDNELKNLEHLSSLSSDEDEPGVCSHDLYKSSSTTLNTSDATSDKKKKTVTEATQVATASTTAIAPGTAAPSSTAVGAVKQETLYSTPSAVKTPENINSSEPPKSIELDGLPSDQFAKGQDTVAIEGFTDEEDPESGGEGQYRERDEFVVKIEDIETFKEALKAGKEPPAIWKVQKALLQKFVPEIRDGQREFAATNSYLGYFGDAKSKYKRIYVKFIENTNKKEYVRVCSKKPRNKPSQTIRTVQAKPSNSSKTSDPPTPKTATTKAPSMKPKVKQLKVKAEPPPKKRKKWKEEFSSSQSDSSPEIHSSSSDDEEFNPPAPFVTRFLNTRAMKETFKSYMELLVSIALDPDTMQALEKSNDELLLPHMKKIDSMLNDNRKRLLLNLHLDQSFKNALESFPELTIITRDSKAKSGGSAMSKIKMNGKAYNKKTLRTSKTTTKSAQEFAVDPEKIQLYSLYHSLHHYKYHVYLICKDEISSVQKKNEDLGQEEIVQLCMKNVKWVEDLFEKFGELLNHVQQKCS, encoded by the exons TTTAAGCTATGAAGAAGGACATCCCTCAAACTCTGAAACAGACCTCCTTCAGAGACAGACTTTTGCAGCCTCTCATCAGCTTCCTGGATATGCTGCCACACCTCAGCCAACTG gtatgCATTCCTCAGCACCAACTGAGCTGTTTGTTACTGGACCTTTGCCAACCACTGGAACACTTCCATCCCCTGCCGTCCCTGCTTATCAGCATCCTACCACCTTCAGCAATAGAAACTTTGCTACCACCTCACCTTTGGTGCTTCAGGATTCAACTTTTAACACTACATCAAATGGAATTTTAAGTTCTCATGATCCTTTGCTTCAAATCAAGACTTCCCAGGGAACTGTTCCAACTGCTTTGACATTTGAGCGCCTGGGCAGTTCTGCGATAAGTAACAGCATACCACCTCAGTCTTCAACGTACCGCTCAGCTCAAGAGTCTGCACCCCATCTTTTACAACCTCAGTTTAGTTTGTTGCCTTCAGCACTTGGTGGAGCCCAGCAAACTCCTCAAGCCTACGGTTCAACTCTCTTTACTAGTCCTACTGCTTCCATTGAAAGAGCTCTTCTCCGAGAATGTAGTGTTATTAAACACCATCAGCGGCCTTCAGGTACCCAGTctattcagacacaactgactggtTCACAGCATTCCTTACACAGTTATCTATCAAATGCAAGTGGGGTTAATTTTCAGGAAACAAGCAGGCAGTCATCTTTATCCTGTAGCCCAATTGGAGAGTCTACTCAGGTGAGCAGTGGAGGATTGCAACAGAAGCCCTCCCAGGTCTCAGTGGAACTTGCTCAGTCCTATTCATCTGCAATTCCATCGTCAGGGTATCCTCCTACTGCAAAAGTAAAAAGCTGTTCTACAAAACAACCACTAGCATCAACCAAGTCCCCCAAACCTCCAAGTATAATTCCTCCTGTGCAAACACTAAGCTATTCCAAACCTTTACATAACCAGAGTTCTGTAATATCAGGCCAAGCACAAATTTATTCTACAGCGCAGCTACCAAGCCTTTTATCAGTTAGTCAGTCTCAAAATTATGGTTTAGTACAGCCACATAATGTGCCATCTATTGTTCATTCACAGGTTTATAGGTCCAGCAAAGTTGAGAAGTTGCCATCCTTGTATAAAACATTGACTTTCTCTGGCTCGTCTCAGACTATAACCTCTGAAAATTCAACACTTAATTATTCTTCTAATCAGCAAGAGGTGTTATCTTCGGTTACAAATGAGAATTACCCTGCTCCAACAAGAGATCCATCTTCAGATAGCCAGTCTCAGAGTTACTCATCTGGTCATTCTCAGGGTTTATCACCAGTTAGCCAGACACAGGTTAGTTTTTCATCTCAGTCACAAGTTTTGTCAGTTGTTAGTCCTTCAGAAAGCTATGCTTCAGGTCAGTCCCTCACATTAACAGCCCCTTCTCTTTCTTATTCTTCTGCCTCTCGGGCTCAGAATGTGCCAGATGCTAGTCCAActcagaattttatttctatgCATTCTTCCCAAAATGCTCAGACCCAAGGGTCATCATCTCCCCAGTCCCAAAAGTTTTTGCCTGCTGTCCAGTCATCATCTTTTGCGACCTCAACTCACTGTCAGACCTTACAGAATAACCTACCTTCCCCTGATCCAAAGTCTTACGCTGAAAGAAAACTTGACTCAAATGTTTATACACCTTCAAAACAAGAGGATGATTTTCCAATGCAAGACTTACAGGTATTACAGCCACAAGTATCTCTTGAGTCATCAACCTCAAGGATCTCTGATGGGGAAATGAACGTTCCAGAGTCAGCTTATAAGGTATCAAAGGCAGATGACCGATATTCTCAGAGCATAATCAGAAGTAATTCCTGTCTTGAAGATCAGGTGGTTGGTATTGCTCTACAAGGgtctaaaaaagaagaaaacatagttgGTTCAATGTCACAACTTAACCAACAAATTGGCCAAGTCAATAGTTCTGCAACCCTTGATATTAAGAAGACAACTAATTTAATGCAAACTCCCCAAATACGGTTGAATACTAAAGACCTAAACCAGCAGCATTCTCTTATACAGAAGGTACATGAAGCCAAGGTCCAGGAGCAGCATGATCAAATAATTAATGCCTCATCTCAGATTCAAATTCCAAACAATGCTTTAGGGCACGGCCATCAGGCATCTCTTCCTAATACACATGTCCTTTTAGATTCTGCCTGTGATCTACAAATTCTTCAGCAGTCAATACTGCAGGCAAGTTTAGGACAAATAAAGACATCTTTACAAGTACAGCGTGTTCAAAGTCCTCAACAATTAGTGCATCCTTTCCTTCAAATGGATGGTCATATTATTCGGAGCAATGGCGAACATTCTCAGCAGCAACTCCATCCTCAAAATTCTGAAATTATGAAAATGGACCTTTCTGACTCTTCAAAACCATTACAGCAACATCTGACAACAAAGGGCCATTTTAGTGAAACAACTCAACATGATTCAAAGAatcattttgtttctcttggaTCAGTATGTTTCCCAGAGGCAATGCTCCTCAGTGATGagagaaatattttatcaaaCGTAGATGATATCTTAGCAGCTACAGCAGCAGCTTGTGGGGTCACACCTTCTGATTTCTCCAAGTCAACTTCAAATGAAACCATTCCTGCTGTTGACGATGGTGATTCTAAATCTCATTTTCAGCAGTCATTGGATGTTGGGCATGTGACATCAGATTTTAACTCCATAGCAGCTACAGTAGGAAAGCCaccaaatataaatgatatttccTTAAATGGAAATCAAGTTACTGTAAACCTTTCACCAGTACCTACTCTTCAGTCAAAGATGACTCTTGATCAACAACATGTTGAAGTACCTGGTCAAAATAAAGCTTCTAAAGTAACTTCACCAGTGGTCGGACCAGGTCATGAAGTGCAGGAGCAAAGTTCTGGTCCATTCAAGAAACAGTCTGCAACCAGTCATGAACCTGAAGAAGACAGTGAAGTTGCTGTTGATAGTACattaaataataacagaaatcaaGAATTCGTTTCCAGTAGTAGGAGCATAAGTGGAGAGAGTGCTACATCGGAGAGCGAGTTCGCCTTAGGCGGCGATGACAGTGCTGTGTCGGCGAGCTCCTCTAGGAATACGCTTGCGGTGTTGGCCATGGCCCCGCCTGGGGAGACAGTCAGTGTCAAGATTGAAGAGGAAAACCAAGATTTAATGCATTTTAACCTccagaagaagaaaactaaaggaaaagGGCACCCTAAAGAGGAAGACAACAGTCATCAGAAACAGCTGAAAAGACCTGCCCAAGGCAAACGCCAGAATCCAAGGGGAACAGATATATATTTGCCGTATACTCCCCCTTCCTCGGAAAGCTGCCATGATGGTTATCAGCATCAAGAAAAAATGAGACAGAAgatcaaagaagtagaggaaaaacaACCAGAAGTCAAAACTGGATTTATTGCCTCTTTCTTAGATTTTCTGAAATCTGGGCCCAAACAGCAGTTTTCCACTCTTGCTGTGAGAATGCCTAACAGGACTAGGCGACCAGGAACACAGACCGTTCGTGCATTTTGTCCCCCACCACTTCCAAAGACTGCAGCTGCGACCCCCGCACCTTTAGTGTCTGAGGCTGCGGCTCACAGTCCATCAGAAAAACTGGACAACGAGCTTAAAAACTTGGAACATTTATCTTCGCTTTCTTCTGATGAAGATGAGCCTGGAGTATGCAGTCATGATCTTTACAAAAGCAGCTCTACCACCTTAAATACTTCAGACGCTACTTctgataaaaagaagaaaacag TTACAGAAGCCACGCAGGTGGCGACTGCTAGCACGACTGCCATTGCTCCTGGCACTGCCGCTCCTTCCTCCACCGCTGTGGGTGCAGTTAAGCAAGAAACTCTGTACTCCACTCCATCTGCAGTAAAGACCCCAGAAAATATAAACTCTTCAGAGCCCCCAAAGTCCATCGAACTTGACGGTCTTCCTTCAGACCAGTTTGCCAAAGGACAGGACACTGTTGCCATAGaaggttttacagatgaggaggacCCAGAAAGTGGAGGAGAAGGCCAGTACAGAGAGCGTGATGAGTTTGTGGTAAAGATAGAAGACATAGAGACTTTTAAG GAGGCtttaaaagcaggaaaagaacCCCCAGCTATTTGGAAAGTACAAAAAGCTTTATTACAGAAGTTTGTTCCTGAAATTCGAGATGGGCAAAGAGAATTTGCGGCTACAAATAGT TACCTTGGATATTTTGGAGATGCAAAGAGTAAATACAAAAGGATATATGTGAAGTTCATTGAAAACACTAacaaaaaggagtatgtcagagTGTGTTCCAAAAAGCCAAGAAATAAGCCTTCACAAACTATcag AACTGTTCAGGCTAAGCCAAGTAACAGCAGTAAAACTTCTGATCCTCCAACACCAAAAACTGCAACAACAAAAGCCCCTTCCATGAAACCCAAAGTTAAACAGCTAAAAGTAAAGGCTGAGCCACcaccaaagaaaaggaagaaatggaaagaagaattTTCATCATCCCAATCCGACTCATCTCCTGAGATCCACTCTAGTAGTAGTGATGATGAGG AGTTTAATCCTCCAGCTCCTTTTGTCACTCGTTTTTTGAACACAAGAGCAATGAAGGAAACCTTTAAGAGTTACATGGAATTGCTTGTCAGCATTGCTTTGGATCCTGACACAATGCAAGCCTTAGAGAAGAGCAATG ATGAGCTACTTTTGCCTcatatgaaaaaaatagataGCATGCTGAATGATAACCGAAAGAGACTTCTTTTGAATCTTCATTTGGATCAGTCATTCAAG AATGCCTTGGAAAGTTTTCCTGAACTAACAATAATTACTCGAGACTCTAAAGCAAAAAGTGGGGGATCTGCTATGtctaaaatcaaaatgaatggcAAAGCTTATAATAAAAAAACTCTAAGAACTTCTAAAACAACTACTAAATCTGCACAA